GCCACCATCCCGTTCAAGTAAACTAGTGTGTAAATAAAGACCCAAACAAGATCAAGGAAATGCCAGTATAAGCTGATAATGAATACTTTACGAGCTGTAACTGGTGTCAAACCTCGTTTTAAAATTTGGATAATAACACAAGTTGCCCAAATGATACCACCTGTTACGTGGGCTCCGTGCGTTCCAAGAAGAACGAAGAATCCAGATAAGAAAGCACTTGTTTGAATTGTTGCGCCTTCACCAACGTACATAATGAACTCTTCGATCTCGAAGAATAGGAAACCTGCACCTAAAAGTAATGTAAAGATGAACCATCCAAGCATTGCTTTTTGGTTGTGTTTACGCATTTCATGAATTGCGATACCACATGTGAAACTACTTGTTAAAAGTAATAGCGTTTGAATTAAAAGTGTTTTAACTTCAAACAGTTGCGCTGGTGTTGGGCCATCTGCCGTACGACCAGCAAGGACTAGATAAGAGGCGAAAAGTGTTGCGAACAGCATAATTTCAGCCCCAAGAAAAATCCAGAATCCTAGGATATTCAATCTGCTTTGCTCGGATTGATATTCCAAAGGTAAGCTTTTATCTAAAGCCGCCATGTCATTTCACCTCTCATGCTATATGTTCTGTTTCTTTAATTTCATCAACACTTACATAGTAACCATCGTCATAATCGAATGAACGATAGATTAAGCAAGCTAAAATACCAACTCCACCGATTGCTGCAAGCCAGAACCAGCTAAATACTAATGCAAAACCTGCAAGACCGAAGAATCCAGACGCAATAATAGGAACACCAGAATTACTTGGCATGTGAATTGGTTTGATGTCTTCTGCAGCTGGTATAACTGTTTCTCCGCGTTGTTTCATGTACCAGAAAGCATCAGCTTCTTTAATTTCAGGAAGTTTCGCGAAGTTGTAATGTTGTACAGGAGATTGAGTTGCCCATTCAAGTGTACGGCCGTCCCATGGATCTCCAGTAACGTCACGTTCACCATGACGTGCACTCCAAATTACGTTGTAACAAAGAAGTACGAATCCGATACCCATCATTACTGCGCCGACAGATGCGATTTGGTTCAACCAACCCCATCCAAGGCTTTCAGAGTAAGTATACATACGACGAGTCATACCGTCTAATCCTAAGAAGTACATTGGGAAGAAACAGATGTTAAATCCGCTCATAAAGATCCAGAATGTCCATTTACCTAGACGTTCATTTAGCATATGACCTGTCATTTTTGGATACCAGAATGTGAATCCAGCAAGCATAGCGAATACTGTACCTGCAATTAATACGTAGTGGAAGTGAGCGACTAGGAAGTAGCTGTTATGGTATTGATAATCAGCTGCTGCCATTCCAAGCATAACCCCTGTAACTCCACCAACTACGAAGTTTGGAATAAATGCCAATGACCAAAGCATTGGAACTGTAAAACGAATACGTCCTTTATACAGTGTAAACAACCAGTTAAAGATCTTAACCCCGGTTGGAATCGAAATCGCCATTGTCGAGATCGAGAAGAATGAGTTAACCGCTGGACCTGCACCCATCGTGAAGAAGTGGTGAAGCCATACGACGAAACTTAGTAAAGAAATTGCAACCATTGAGTATACCATCGCACTGTAACCGAATAGACGTTTACGTGAGAATGTACTAATGATTTCAGAGAAAATACCGAATGCCGGTAAAATAACGATATATACTTCAGGGTGACCCCATACCCAGAATAGGTTGGCCCACAACATTGGCATACCGCCGCTCGCCATCGTAAAGAAGTGAGCATCGAATAGACGGTCAAATGTCATTAATGCAAGAGCAACTGTTAATACTGGGAAAGCGAAAATAATGATAATTGTTGTAATTAAGATTGACCAAGTAAACATTGGCATTTTCATTAATTTCATACCAGGTGTACGCATTTTTAAGATCGTAACTAGGAAGTTAATACCTGTCATTAACGTACCAAGACCTGAAATCTGTAAGGCGATTGCATAGAAGTTATTTCCTACACCAGGAGAAAACTCTGTACCCGCCATTGGGAAGTAAGAAGTCCACCCAGCGTCTGGAGAACCACCGATTACGAAAGCGATGTTGAATAACATTGCTCCGATAAAGAATAACCAGAAACTTAAAGCGTTTAAGAACGGATATGCAACGTCACGAGCACCAATTTGTAATGGTACTACAAGGTTCATTAATCCCATAACGAATGGCATTGCCATGAAAAGAATCATTACTGTACCATGTGTTGTAAAGATTCCGTTATAGTGTTCAGCGTTTAAATATGTTGTATCTGGGAATGTTAACTGGGCACGGATCATTAAACCATCCATACCACCACGGAATAACATTATAACGGCAGAAATAATATACATGGCCCCTATTTTTTTATGGTCAACAGTTGTTAACCATTCATCCCAAAGCCATCTCCATTTTTTGTACTTTGTTAGTACGAAAAGAATCGCTAATGTCACAAGAACGATAGATGCGTCAGCTCCGTAAATAATCGGGTCACCTGTGACAAAAAATTCATCAAGCTTCACTGTGTTCACTCCAATCTGTTGGAATAATAGCTATTATTTTTTGTTTTTGTAGTAGTTGTAATCACAATATTCAAGTGATTTTGGATCTACATAACTTAAGTGGTGGCTAGAGAATGTCATACGACCAACTACACCAGGTTTAACAATTTCGTTGTACTTATCTT
This genomic interval from Bacillus cereus contains the following:
- the qoxC gene encoding cytochrome aa3 quinol oxidase subunit III; translated protein: MAALDKSLPLEYQSEQSRLNILGFWIFLGAEIMLFATLFASYLVLAGRTADGPTPAQLFEVKTLLIQTLLLLTSSFTCGIAIHEMRKHNQKAMLGWFIFTLLLGAGFLFFEIEEFIMYVGEGATIQTSAFLSGFFVLLGTHGAHVTGGIIWATCVIIQILKRGLTPVTARKVFIISLYWHFLDLVWVFIYTLVYLNGMVA
- the qoxB gene encoding cytochrome aa3 quinol oxidase subunit I gives rise to the protein MKLDEFFVTGDPIIYGADASIVLVTLAILFVLTKYKKWRWLWDEWLTTVDHKKIGAMYIISAVIMLFRGGMDGLMIRAQLTFPDTTYLNAEHYNGIFTTHGTVMILFMAMPFVMGLMNLVVPLQIGARDVAYPFLNALSFWLFFIGAMLFNIAFVIGGSPDAGWTSYFPMAGTEFSPGVGNNFYAIALQISGLGTLMTGINFLVTILKMRTPGMKLMKMPMFTWSILITTIIIIFAFPVLTVALALMTFDRLFDAHFFTMASGGMPMLWANLFWVWGHPEVYIVILPAFGIFSEIISTFSRKRLFGYSAMVYSMVAISLLSFVVWLHHFFTMGAGPAVNSFFSISTMAISIPTGVKIFNWLFTLYKGRIRFTVPMLWSLAFIPNFVVGGVTGVMLGMAAADYQYHNSYFLVAHFHYVLIAGTVFAMLAGFTFWYPKMTGHMLNERLGKWTFWIFMSGFNICFFPMYFLGLDGMTRRMYTYSESLGWGWLNQIASVGAVMMGIGFVLLCYNVIWSARHGERDVTGDPWDGRTLEWATQSPVQHYNFAKLPEIKEADAFWYMKQRGETVIPAAEDIKPIHMPSNSGVPIIASGFFGLAGFALVFSWFWLAAIGGVGILACLIYRSFDYDDGYYVSVDEIKETEHIA